The Burkholderia cepacia genome includes a region encoding these proteins:
- a CDS encoding virulence factor, with product MWMLTANGSRALPDGWTMGEVMKRLVMLPALLAFAVFVLATALVSGRAQAATPRENASTAAATATGKPFVVQVVGLEWLNPLQRRDYPTEWQILWTMGLVKPNRNDDMVRTNPKRFATLQSIGLVSGGRGSETFKGYHHKYIETIFKIFGERYVMNKKYFYTVAPEDKRQWRELAGIHLEYAIPAGRLDPDEAREYVRREIVSEFNIGNVWSPNLWSKDTPPDVRVTPGGPNAGFTSLNAALDYLQANPQKSVWVMNWDAPSFPPVDSQLNENLALLILAGPDMKTERAPLAWIGKAATGNVHDFEAKAGTTRAVEAWKATIAAAAQNANVPVTDLNYVIHDAGKGNDTSSSRIGTLGRTLTETLPEFDFQKQTFNTPGLLGEMGAGTALTDVVLAIGRANHLGEHVLVAGTTDAEHPVAVVVKPPQQVVPIDAGADWFRARGESNAYLPWWGRRYDEQYRQQGYSW from the coding sequence ATGTGGATGCTGACAGCAAACGGAAGCCGGGCGCTGCCCGACGGGTGGACAATGGGAGAGGTAATGAAACGACTGGTGATGCTGCCGGCCCTGCTGGCGTTCGCTGTGTTCGTGCTGGCGACGGCGTTGGTGTCCGGGCGGGCGCAGGCAGCCACGCCTCGCGAGAACGCATCGACGGCAGCAGCCACAGCCACGGGCAAGCCATTCGTAGTGCAGGTGGTAGGGCTCGAATGGCTGAACCCGCTGCAGCGGCGCGATTATCCGACCGAGTGGCAGATCCTCTGGACGATGGGGCTTGTCAAGCCGAACCGTAACGATGACATGGTGCGCACTAACCCCAAGCGCTTCGCGACGCTCCAGTCGATCGGGTTGGTTAGCGGTGGCCGCGGATCGGAAACCTTCAAGGGCTACCATCACAAGTACATCGAAACGATTTTCAAGATCTTCGGCGAACGGTATGTGATGAATAAAAAATACTTCTACACGGTCGCACCGGAGGACAAAAGACAGTGGCGTGAACTGGCTGGCATCCACCTCGAATACGCGATTCCCGCTGGCCGCCTCGATCCCGACGAAGCCCGGGAATATGTGCGCCGCGAGATTGTCAGCGAGTTCAATATTGGCAACGTCTGGTCCCCGAATCTCTGGAGCAAGGACACCCCGCCCGATGTGCGTGTGACGCCCGGCGGCCCCAACGCGGGCTTTACCTCGCTGAACGCGGCGCTCGACTACCTGCAGGCGAACCCGCAGAAGAGCGTGTGGGTGATGAACTGGGATGCGCCGAGCTTCCCGCCGGTGGATAGCCAGCTTAACGAGAACCTGGCACTGCTGATCCTTGCCGGCCCGGACATGAAAACCGAGCGCGCCCCGCTCGCCTGGATCGGCAAGGCTGCGACGGGCAACGTGCACGACTTCGAGGCGAAGGCCGGAACGACGCGCGCCGTCGAGGCATGGAAGGCCACGATTGCCGCTGCTGCGCAGAACGCGAACGTACCGGTGACGGACCTCAACTACGTGATCCACGACGCAGGCAAGGGCAACGATACCTCGTCGTCGCGGATCGGCACACTGGGCCGTACGCTGACCGAGACGCTGCCGGAATTCGACTTCCAGAAGCAGACCTTCAACACGCCGGGGCTGCTCGGCGAGATGGGCGCGGGTACAGCGCTGACCGACGTGGTGCTGGCAATCGGCCGCGCGAACCATCTGGGCGAGCATGTACTGGTGGCGGGCACGACGGATGCCGAGCATCCGGTGGCGGTGGTGGTGAAGCCGCCGCAGCAGGTGGTGCCGATCGACGCAGGCGCAGACTGGTTCCGGGCGCGGGGCGAAAGCAATGCGTACCTGCCGTGGTGGGGACGGCGCTACGACGAGCAATACCGGCAGCAGGGCTATTCCTGGTAA